The nucleotide sequence CTCCCTCATGAAGGCGTGGCGTGCCGTTGTCTCGACGCAGAGGTTGGTCATCACCCCGCAGATGACCAGGGTGTCGACCCTCCTCTTTCTCAGCCACGCCTCCAGGCGCGTTCGCTCCAGCGCGCTGTAGCGCTGCTTTACGATCACCGGCTCCCCCCTCGCGGGGGCGAGATCTTCGATCAGCTCGGACTGCGGGTCCCCGAGTCTCGGGAGCTTTCCTCCCCACCACCTGCCCATCTGGCCGGCCGGATCTTTCTTGAGGTGGGCGTGCCTGGTGAACGCCACAGGCCTGCCCGCTCCCCTGAACGCCGAGACGAGGCCCAGCACGTTGGGCACGAGATCGCGCGGAGGGCGAAGATATGCCTGCGCGCCGCGCTCCAGAAAATAGCGCTGCATGTCCACGACTATGAGTGCCGATGCGGCCAGGGCCTTCGGATCCATCTCCCTCCCGGACAGACAGCCTTTTATGGCCGATTCGCCGGCGAGTCAACCGGACATGAGGGGTAATCATGTTGCAAACGGGCATGCGATTTCATAGACCTTGCCCTGCGGCGCCCTCGCCTGGGCGCGCCGCGCATCCGTTCCAAGGGGGGGATTTGCGGCGATTTTTCCTCGCAGCGGTCATCGCGTGCCTCTGTCTCCATCCGTGCGCCCTCTGCGCGCAGGCCGACGGGGGCGCCGATCCTGAGGTGGAGATCAGGCCCCCCGGGAGCTACTATGCGAAGCGGGCCGCGCTCTTCCCGCTGGAGCTGCCTGCCTACGCGTTCAAGGTCGCGCTCTTCCCCATCTCAGAGGGCATGGCCCTCATGGAGCGAAAGCGGGTATTCGAGAGGACGGCAGAATTTCTCTCCAACAAAGAGCACACGATGTGGGTCTACCCCATAATCAACTGGGGGGCAGGCGACAACTTCGGCGGCGGCGCGGGGTTCAAGCACAGGGATCTCTTCGGAGAGCAATATGTCCTCGGCGCGAGCTACACCATCAACATCAGCCTCACCCAGCACGCTGAGGCGAGCCTCGCCAGGGACGAGGTGTTCTCCCTCTGGGACAGGCCGGTCTCGTTCTGGACGGGGATCGAATGGGACCGCGTGACCAACG is from Pseudomonadota bacterium and encodes:
- a CDS encoding cysteine hydrolase; the protein is MDPKALAASALIVVDMQRYFLERGAQAYLRPPRDLVPNVLGLVSAFRGAGRPVAFTRHAHLKKDPAGQMGRWWGGKLPRLGDPQSELIEDLAPARGEPVIVKQRYSALERTRLEAWLRKRRVDTLVICGVMTNLCVETTARHAFMREFQPVVVGDACAAGSAEFQSASLANLAYGFALIATAREVISSMRRRP